In Symphalangus syndactylus isolate Jambi chromosome 14, NHGRI_mSymSyn1-v2.1_pri, whole genome shotgun sequence, one DNA window encodes the following:
- the LOC129462978 gene encoding LOW QUALITY PROTEIN: zinc finger FYVE domain-containing protein 9-like (The sequence of the model RefSeq protein was modified relative to this genomic sequence to represent the inferred CDS: inserted 1 base in 1 codon; substituted 2 bases at 2 genomic stop codons) → MASADGVNFMGSEAFHEAGAMAWTTNLTDKCCRCLTAPPTGHSPLSIHLLRDSGQEVSGGSNLRCGGNSKREVADAAKLTMNGTSSAGTLAVSHDPVKLVTTSPLPAEMDIPLFSGSITQVRSPVESAMSLIPEDGLPPILISTGIKGDYAVEEKPSQISEMQQLEEGGPDPLVFVLNANLLSMVKIVHYMNRKCWCFTNKGMHAVGQSEIVILLQCLPDGKCLPKDIFNHFVQLYRDXLAGNVVGNLGHSFFSQSLLSSKKHGGFLYVTFTYQSLQDLVLPNPPYLFGILIQKWETPWAKVFPIHLMLRLGAEYXLYPCPLFSVRFWKPLFGEMGHTIMNLLADFRNCQYTLPVVQRLVVDMEVWKTSIKIPSNRXNEMMKTMNKANEHVLAGGACFSEKADSHLVCVQNDDGSYQTQAISIHNQNRKVTGASFFVFSGTLKSSSGYLAKSSIVEDGVMVQITAENMDSLRQALREMKDFTITHGKAHSEDPQEHIHIQAVDDDKNVSKGVVSPTDGRSMETTTNVKIFHGSECKANGKVIRWTEVFFPENPDQHNCLSDPADHGRLTEHVTKAFCLALCPHLKLLKEDVMTKLVLRVTLDSDQVGYQAGRNSQPLPSQYMNDLDSTLVPVIHGGACQLSEGSVVMELIVIFKSCHSRLNHQ, encoded by the exons ATGGCATCTGCAGATGGTGTGAACTTCATGGGCAGTGAGGCTTTTCATGAAGCTGGAGCAATGGCCTG GACAACAAACTTAACTGATAAATGTTGTAGGtgtctgactgctccaccaactggTCATTCTCCCCTCTCTATCCATCTCCTCAGGGACTCC GGTCAAGAagtcagtggaggaagtaacttgagatgtggtggaaatagcaaaagaGAAGTTGCTGATGCAGCCAAATTAACAATGAATGGAACTTCCTCTGCAGGAACCCTGGCTGTGTCACACGACCCAGTCAAGCTAGTAACTACCAGTCCTCTACCAGCAGAGATGGATATTCCTCTATTCTCTGGCAGTATAACTCAGGTCAGAAGTCCTGTTGAAAGTGCAATGAGCCTTATTCCTGAAGATGGCCTTCCTCCTATTCTCATCTCCACTGGTATAAAAGGAGACTATGCTGTGGAAGAGAAACCATCACAGATTTCAGAAATGCAGCAGTTGGAGGAAGGTGGCCCTGACCcacttgtatttgttttaaatgcaaatttGTTGTCAATGGTTAAAATTGTACATTATATGAACAGGAAGTGCTGGTGTTTTACAAACAAGGGAATGCATGCAGTGGGTCAGTCTGAGATAGTCATTCTTCTACAGTGTCTACCGGATGGAAAGTGTTTGCCAAAGGATATCTTTAATCACTTTGTGCAACTTTATCGGG CTCTGGCAGGGAATGTCGTGGGCAACTTGGGACATTCCTTCTTCAGTCAAAGTCTCCTCAGCAGTAAAAAACATGGTGGATTTTTATATGTGACATTTACCTACCAGTCACTGCAAGACCTAGTACTCCCAAACCCACCTTACTTGTTTGGGATTCTTATCCAGAAATGGGAAACTCCTTGGGCTAAAGTGTTTCCTATCCATCTGATGTTGAGACTTGGAGCTGAATATTGACTTTATCCATGCCCACTATTCAGTGTCAGATTTTGGAAGCCATTATTTGGAGAGATGGGGCATACCATCATGAATCTTCTTGCAGACTTCAGAAATTGCCAGTATACCTTGCCAGTAGTTCAACGTTTGGTGGTTGATATGGAAGTTTGGAAAACCAGCATAAAAATTCCCAGCAACAGATAAAATGAGATGATGAAAACCATGAACAAGGCCAATGAGCATGTCCTAGCAGGAGGTGCCTGCTTCAGTGAAAAGGCAGACTCTCATCTTGTGTGTGTGCAGAATGATGATGGAAGCTATCAGACCCAGGCTATCAGTATtcacaatcagaacagaaaagtGACTGGTGCCAGTTTCTTTGTGTTCAGTGGCACTCTGAAATCCTCTTCTGGATATCTTGCCAAGTCCAGTATTGTGGAAGATGGCGTTATGGTCCAGATCACTGCAGAGAACATGGATTCCTTGAGGCAGGCACTGCGAGAGATGAAGGACTTCACCATCACCCATGGGAAGGCGCACTCAGAGGATCCCCAGGAGCACATCCACATCCAAGCGGTGGATGATGACAAGAACGTTAGCAAGGGCGTCGTAAGTCCTACAGATGGGAGGTCCATGGAGACTACAACAAATGTGAAGATATTCCATGGATCAGAATGTAAAGCAAATGGAAAAGTCATCAGATGGACAGAGGTGTTTTTCCCAGAAAATCCTGATCAGCACAATTGCCTCAGTGATCCTGCAGATCATGGTAGATTGACTGAGCATGTTACCAAGGCTTTTTGTCTTGCTCTCTGTCCTCACCTGAAGCTTCTGAAGGAAGATGTAATGACCAAACTGGTACTACGTGTGACACTTGATTCAGATCAGGTCGGCTATCAAGCAGGGAGAAATAGCCAGCCTCTTCCCTCGCAGTACATGAATGATCTGGACAGCACCTTGGTGCCGGTGATCCATGGAGGGGCCTGCCAGCTCAGTGAGGGCTCTGTCGTCATGGAActcattgtaatttttaaaagttgccaCAGCCGCCTCAACCATCAGTAA